GGGCCAGGGTGGCCGAGAGCACTGCGCAGGAGAACAGCCAGGACATGGTGCTATCGCTCCACCTGCACGCCCTTCCAGAAGGCGATGTATCCCCGGATGTTGCGCGCCGCGTCCTTGGGCTCCGGGTAGTACCAGGCCGCGTCCTTGTTCACCTTCCCGTCTACCTCCAGGTCGTAGTAGCTCGCCACCCCCTTCCACGGGCACGTGCTGTGCGTCGTGCTGTCCTTGAGCACCTCGCGCTTCACCGCCTCCCGTGGAAAG
The sequence above is drawn from the Archangium gephyra genome and encodes:
- a CDS encoding DUF427 domain-containing protein; the protein is MAKAMWNGAVIAESATYEVVEGNVYFPREAVKREVLKDSTTHSTCPWKGVASYYDLEVDGKVNKDAAWYYPEPKDAARNIRGYIAFWKGVQVER